Within the Marinobacter qingdaonensis genome, the region TACATGGAAAAGCGCCGCGCCGACGGTAAGAAACGCCCGCCAGACCGTCAGCCCCGGTTGCTGGAGCGGTTCTCCCAGGTTGTGGATGAGGTGCGCGAGACCCTGGCTGATGAGTGCCAGTTATTGATTGGCGGCAAATCCATGGGCGGTCGCATGGCCAGCGTGCTGGCCAGTGAGCGGACCGGCATCGACGGTGTGGTGGGTTTCGGCTATCCGTTTCACGCGCCGGGCAAGCCGGAGCGCTGGCGCACCGAGCACTTCCCGGACCTGACCTGCCCGATGCGGATCGTCCAGGGCACCCGGGATCCGTTTGGCAAAGCCGAAGAAGTGGCGGCCCATGAACCGGAACTGGCCGCGGTTCGGATCACCTGGCTTGACGGTGGCAATCACGATTTTCAGCCCCTGGCCCGGCAGAAGTCCAGTCAGCAGGCGTTGATTGAGGAAGCAGCGCGGATTGCCCGCGCCTTCGCAGAGAGCCTCGCGCCGGGCTAGGGGGTATTCACCGGGACCGGTCGGGCCAGTCGGAGTCGGTTCCGGCCCTCGGTTTTGGCCCGATACAGGGCTTCATCGGCGCGCTCGAACAGGCTGGCGCGATCCTCGCCCGGCGCCAGCGAGGCCAGGCCGGCGCTGAGCGTGATCCGGGCGGCGGTGCCGTCCGGGCTGGTCAGGGCCGTGCCGCCTACCTCCTCCAGAATGGCGGTACACACCTGGCGGGCGCCTTCGGCGTCGGTGCCCGGCAGCAGCAGGGCGAATTCCTCGCCGCCGAAGCGGATGGCAACATCCCGCGGCCGCTTCACGTGGCGGGTCAGGATCTCGGCGATCAGTTGCAGGAAGGTGTCACCAAAGCCGTGACCCCAGGTGTCGTTGACGGCCTTGAAGTGGTCGGCGTCGATCAGCGCCAGGGTCAGAGGCTGCCCGGTGCGCCGGGCTTCGGCGCACAGCTCCGGCAGGATGTTGTCCATGTGGCGGCGGTTGTACAACCCGGTCAGAGCGTCGTTGAGGCTCAGAGCTGCCAGCTGGCGGTTGGCTTTCTCCAGCTCCCGCATGGTGTTGCGCAGCTGGGCGGTGCGTTCATGGACCTTGAATTCCAGTTCGGTGCGGGCCGAATGCTCCACCGACAGCAGCTTTT harbors:
- a CDS encoding alpha/beta family hydrolase encodes the protein MILAHGAGAPADSPFMATLAERLEAEGIATVRFEFPYMEKRRADGKKRPPDRQPRLLERFSQVVDEVRETLADECQLLIGGKSMGGRMASVLASERTGIDGVVGFGYPFHAPGKPERWRTEHFPDLTCPMRIVQGTRDPFGKAEEVAAHEPELAAVRITWLDGGNHDFQPLARQKSSQQALIEEAARIARAFAESLAPG